The Conger conger chromosome 11, fConCon1.1, whole genome shotgun sequence genome includes the window AAAGTAAACTACGACAGCAATTGCTAAACTATAATTAATTTGACAACCCTCCCACTCAATCCCCAAAAGAGACGTATCGACAAAGTAATTCTACCTCAGATTAAATATTGCATGCACTCTCACTGTCCTTGGGAGTTCTGTTTACGCTGTGTTTGGACGGTTATGACTGAATCCACTTCAAGCTCAagatggccacacacacacacacacacacacacacagcaggaatGCCCATATAGGAGCTGTGGATATGAGGCCTGTGGGCACGCAAACTTCTTCTGAGACACTCGAGGGTAAACACTGGTGACAGCGCAAGCTTTCATTAGAGCTACATGTCGCCCTCTGCTGGTGAAAGGAACAAGAGCACACTGGCTGGATGGATTTACTGTCCCTGAACTACttaaatgacacagaaataCATAGCTTTTCttttatacattatttgttACACTATAATAAACAGTTGCCACCCACATTCAAATcaagcattttttttatgtagTTGTGCTAAAGTCACTATGTTTAATCTTAGTTCTATCAACAGGCAAAAGGTCATTCTATATAGAATTCTAATGCACATTCATTCTAGTGCACATTAATaataagacaaaacaaaactaattaTAATATTAGGTTTCTTTCAGGTCCATGGCTAACTGCTAGCCTGTGAGGTTATATCATAATGCAAAATACTGGCCTATTTTGTAGGAGTGCAAGAATGCAAGCACCGCACAATGCACAGGCCCAAAAAAGAACACACTTCTGAAGTCTGAGCCAAGATTGCTCCTTGGTCTTTCATACCAAagctgtaaaaataataatatcccTGCCCCTCCTCACCCTCTTCTCTAAACTGCAACCTTTGTACTTCTTACCCAGACTTTCGCTGCACAGTAAGGTCAGCTGTCTAAACAGCCCCTtatcctgagagagagtgagggagtgtatgtgagtgtgagtgtgagtgtgagagtgtgtgtgtgtgtgtgtgtgtgtgtgggggggggggggggggataaaccCAGAGGCAGCTCTGGAGTGCTGACAGTGAGGGACAAAGAGCAAAGTCACACACCCGACTGTTAAatgtcacaaacacaaacacgcacgcacgcacatatggATATGTGCTGAGCACtctggtacaaaatggctgccgttgcatcacccaagCGGGTGCTGCACCTTGGAGGGGGTCAAGTCGAGTTTCCCTCTCATCACTGTCGAGCgctttgtgtgtgagaaaagcgctatataaatgcaattatccatctacacacacaccctccacataTAGACAGACCTGCGTGGATGCACAcaagcgcacgcacgcacgcacgcacgcacgcacgcacgcacgcacgcacgcacgcacgcacgcacgcacacacgcacacacgcacacacgcacacacgcagacacacagacacacagacacacagacacacagacacacagacacacagacacacagggcctTCTGGGCTGCTGGGATGTTGGTAGGTTGGTGGGCCTCGCATTACGAGACTGAGAGGTGCGGAATGTGTGGCTCTGGTGAGAGGGGACGGTTGCTGAGCAGAGAGGCAGGACCCTCACGTTTCAGAATGAACAGCTTCCTATGACATAAACTCCCTCCAGTAATTACAGTGACATTTAGGGCATAGCAATGCAGCAGAATAAGAATCGCCTCTCATAATTCTCACACCAACACTTCATCCAAATCGGAGTGCAAACACTAACAACAGCTCGTATTCAACCAAGTACCATACAAAATATAGcctattcaaaaaaaaaaaaaaaaattctcttttgtactgtatgtctgtgaaaataaagtttcttttattttaactgCCTTTAAAATCGCTATATACAGCGAAGAGAtttaaataatgcatatttAGAATTTATTCCTAATGTACCAAGCAAAGGCATCCAATACTACCACAATAAATCTGATACTGAAAGCCAACATATCCTAAATCAGACTGTAGCCACTGAAATCTGCCAAAATTTTACCTGTTAAGCAAAAGGTTTACGCCCCGCTGGGAGACACACTTCTCACAATGCAAAGACAGATGCCATTTTCAAACAAACTCTCTTTGCAccttcatccattttgtttacAAGACGACTATACTGGGACAGAAGCCAAGCGGTGTGGAAGAAGCGAGCCAGGAAGCCACTCTCAGCGGAGTACACCAATAACTCTGCCTCTTAAAGGTCACAAGGCAGAACGGTGAGGgtcagagaaacagaaaaaggtcGTCAGCATGTTCCAAGTTCCAAGCGCGCATTCCCATGCCTAATCGCCCACTTAAAGGGCTAAAGCACAACAAATACGCCCGTGAAATATATCACCTTTACCCTTTAAAATAGCAGAACTATTCAGCTCTACTGCTTCGGTCTCAGCTGAACTGCTCCTTTTCCAATTCTTTATAATGAGGCAAGTCTGATAGCAATCACTGCAGCATCACCACTGTACTTTCACTGTGTGGTTGCTTCTTCGTGCAGAACATAGAAGGCTATAAATCACGTTCCGTGTTAAAAGGATGGAACATAATACAGGCCTTTTTCTGGTGGCCTACTCGAATGACGGTAACCAACGGCTTTACATGCAGCCTGAAACCTTACACCTCTTAAAAGATTCACTTGGGTGTCATTAGCAGATTGGTTCAATATTTGGGCTTGAAATAAACAAAGCAGCTTATGAATGCATCTCTGaggtaattaaaaaaataaaataaaaataattcttaaATTAATCTTAAATTGTGCCAATGTGGATGCCTAAGATTGGTTAATTGAAACAGGAACTAgagaaaacccaaaataaatctCAAAAGTATAACTCCATTATCCATGTCACGTTCAAATTCACATGGTCACTTAAGTTTTATCCTTAAATTAATTACCTACTACTGTTCACACAGaccacaagcaaacaaacattgAAAATCGAATTAGTCAATATGCTTAAAAATCACAAaagcccaaaacaaaaatactcCACCTGCATTTCAGAATACAACCTCCCTTTATCACTGCACCACACCCCAGCCCATGCTGTCAAAGCGTTCCTGATTCACAACATGTGTCTCGGTGTCAATCCAGCCGACACCTAGCTGTGTGTAATTTGTGTGCGATATGTTTTCCTAATCCCTGTCTCCGTGATGAGTTCAAGGCACATGCTTAAAAACTGACAGTGCAAGAGGCCGCTCGGCTCCCGGAACTCTGAAGTCATTCCGGCAGCTTACggcattttgaattcaacaataCACCCTCTGGCCCGGGTAGTGGGCCTGTGAACTGCACTTAACAAGAGGTACGCATGGAGAACAGCCAAACGCTGGAGAAGACTGCATGAAAGCTGCATGACGGTGAACATTACGACGGCGAAGAGGCAGGAAGAGTTAGAATGGTCAGGGGTGGCTgctgttctctcctctctttaaACACCTGGTCCATACCAGTTTTGCATGAATGTGGGCAAGGTAATTTGAGTCCCGTTCACAGCCGTAAGCGTTATTGCACCCACTCGAAGTATGCGATGTCGTTTAGGTCCACGCGGTAGTCCGTGAGGTGCTTGGGGCCTTTGTGTTCGCCCCTGCTGCTCTTCCACCGCCCCGCCGGGAGGTAGATGTCCCTCTCCCGCTTTCCGGGCTCCAGCACGGGGGCCACCAGGAGGTCATCCCCGATCAGGAACTGTGAGTCTATCTTGTAGGCAGCCTCGTCCTCCGTGGCGATCCACCACAGGGGTCGAATGATGGGGTCGCCCGTGTCCAGGACCTCAGCGGCCAGCTCCAGCACCCGGGGGGCCACCTTGGTCTCGTGGAGCTCCGTGAACTTCCTGGCGATCTCCACCACCTGGTCGTCGTACTCCCAGGGCGGGATGGAGAAACGCATGGCGGGCATGAAGGCCGATAGCTCCAGCCAGCGGATATAGAGTTCGCGGTCGGGCAACCGCTGGCCGCCTTCGGTCCTGTTGGGATAGACGTTACCACCGATCATGTCGGGCAGGACAAACTGGTATCCCAGGATGCTGATGGTCAGGACGGTGGGGATGATGGACTTCAGGCCCAGATCATAGCCCCAGACGGAGTCGCGGTCCATGATGCGGAAGAAGCAGGAGATGTTCTGCGACTGGTAGCCCACGCGGAGCTCAGCCCGCTCCTTGAAGGGGGTGGCCATCTCAGAGTAGCGGCGGGTGTAGAGGCTGGGGTCGCGTAGGGGCACCACGGTGCTGAACTGCTGGGGGAGGTAGCTGGTCTCGCCCGCGTCAAACTTGAAGGTGACGACGCCGCGGTATTTGTCCTTGAGGGATTGAAGTTGGGAGGCGTACCAGTCACGGGCGTCCGGGTTGGTGAAGTCGAGGATGCCGCCAATACCGTTCCACCAGTGGACCAGAGCCGGCAGGCCCCCCTCAGGCTGCCGAATGAAGAAGCCCTTCTTCATGCACTCGCCGAAGTTCGACGAGTTGTAATTCACAAAGGGGTGTGTCCAGAGAGAAACCAGGAAGCCATCATCCTCCAGTGTCCGGAACATATCTGAAGCGTTGGGAAACTTGGCGAGGTCAAACTGAAACTCGCCGTAGCCGGTGGTGTAGCCGTCGTCCAGCTCCAGGTGGCTGCAGTTGAAGCCGTACTTGCGGATATTGGCCGCGTAGGCCAGGACCTTCTCCTGGTCCACCGAGGTCTTGAACAGGGCCCAGGTAGACCAGATCGGGTGGCGGAAGACCAATTCGGAGGGCACTTTGTTGGGTTTGTTGAAGTACCTCCGGACCATGTACTTGTGCATGGAGGTGACGTCaaagcccacacacacgcggTAGCTGAGCTCGGCGTAAGCTGGTCGCCCTGGGTCCGGCTTGAACGGGCTGTCCTGGTACCGGGCCTGGAAGCGCATGATCATCTGGTCCTCATCCCAGCCAAGGTGGAAGGGGACAGAATCGTTGATCTTGATGGCAGTGGCGTTGGACGAAAGCCAGTAGCGCTCGAGGATGCCGCCAAAGTCCTGGCGGTTGGCGTACACGTCACTGGTGATGAAGGGCTTTGGTGTGTGGTTTCCCGTCATGGAGATGGGCCATCTCTGGGTGCTGGACTCCGCCCCCCCGTACCAGTGCGAGCCGTTATACGACATGGCATGCTCCACAGGCTGCTCAGACTCGGTCTCCTCCCAGCGTACGCGGTAGCACATGACCGTGTCCTTGGACCTCACCGTCTGGATGAAGAAGTTGAGCTTTCGTGTGTCCGAGCGGTCACAGCTCAACATCGTCCCTTCCTTTGAGCACGAGTCCAGATCCAGGTTTCCAGACCTGATGTTCCAGaggtaaaaaatacaaataaaaatcaagACACTTTGAGCTACTTAAGAAGGTGACATCAGCAGTTCAGCATAGATATTAACTCTCTGGCACATTTGTTGTATCATCATATTAGCCCATCACATAGGTCACAATATTAGCTTAAAAGGCAGATGCTGGTAAATTCACTCTTAAGCTATTATTGTgcaatacaacacacaacattttGATTTATTCTGTCCATTTCTGCCTTGATTCCACCTATTTTTATCGAATAGACAGGATCATACAGACAATAACAGTATTTGATCAGCACTGAGAAAGCAGAAGTCCTGGATGTTTGCCATTAAGGAACCAGGAACCAATCACAGAAGACAAGGCACACATAAAACATAAGCATGAAAACATAAGAAATGAAATGCCACCAGACCATGGTCAAATATATTCTGCTTTGGATTCAGCTTTACTCAGCTTGTCTGGAACCTATTAAATCctctcaaagtgcaaacccagcCTTCAAAGCCTTCGGGTCCTCCTGTTTGGCTTAACAGCACCAAGCAAGACGAGTCGAGCATAGAAaatcatttgaatccaaaacaattatgcattcaACCCAGGTCTGAATATCACACAAATATGTTGTTTCTAAAAACACCTCGCAGACAGGACAGACGATATGGATTCGTGCAGGTTCTGTGCACAGAAAGTGTCTGAAAGCGGTCAGAACCGGACCGAACCGGACAGGGGCACACACCTGAAGGCCATGCGGAAGACGATGGCCCCGGCCTGGCTGCGGATGATGAAGCCGCCCTTGCTGAGGTCCAGCAGCTCGGTCTTCAGCATGTTGGCCTTGCGCAGGGAGCTGCTGTAGTAGCACCAGGACACCACCGCCAAGATGACCAGCAGCAGGCCCACCACGCCCGCGAACATCATCTGTCTCCCCTCCTTCCCCATCTTGTGCTTCCGGTGGAGGTGCGAGTGCTCGTGGGGGTGCACCACGGCCCCCAACACGGAGCCATCCGTGCCTCCCGGTACCACATGGTACATCGTGACCGCCCGGTTTCCCCCCCCGAGGTGATTAAACAGAGAACGCTTCCCTCGTTTTCCCCTCTTCTCCTGCTATTGCTAAGGCACGTTAGCACGGTCGAGGAGGCGCAGGGGACTGCCTGGTTGTGTAACTTGGTGTGAGCTGCGGCCACATCCTTCGTCGCAGCTCTGCGAGAAGGAGGGGGCGGAAGATGACTAAGGGAACGCTACGCCGCCCCCTTCTTTGTTCTTTCTCCTTCGGCTTTATTTTCGGTTCCTGTTTTCCTTCCCCGGATAAATCCACGCTGCATTTTTTTCTGCAGAGCTGGAAAGATAagacattttgttattttctttcacCCCAGAAGTTCAAAACCGATCAAGATAAAATATAGCCTAGACCCACATGAAGATTAAAATCTGCACGTTTCTTGAAACTAAGATAAGCAAAGTATCATTTAAAAACTTTCCTCCGTTTCAGACTGCAAATTAAGAAGCGGCCGCAAGTAATACAGACGTGACGAAGCACCATCATTAACTGCAGGTGCTGCGTCAGTGCTAGCTCACTGATACAGGTACCTAAGGTTTACCGGTGGGCACTCTGCCACAGAGCAGAGTGCAGGCCGCCAGCTTGTGGAGACAGCAGCTGGATATTACCTCAGCTGCTTCCCCATTGTGCATTCACCACACGGTGAAAGCCACCTCGTCAGCAATTCTCAATAACACCCAACGCAGACCTGGAGCTGCTCGAGGTGCTAATGCAGGGGTTCTGCTAAAGCCGAACAGGTCTCTGAGACCCAGGGAGCGTCTCCACAAAGCCGAGGATAGCTGCGGCTGCCTGAGGACGTTCGCCGGGAGGCAGCTGACGGAAAGCAGCTAACGAGGGCCTACGGCCCGGATGCGGCCCATGTGTGTCCGTAACTTTGAGCAACAACTATGCTATACAATCACGGTTTATCAAACtagtgaaaaaaaggaaaatgttttattgcattTATCTGCAGCTCAGACCTAAGGGCAAAGTCTTGCCAGATTCCAATGTTTAATTTGGCCGGGAAATAAATGCTTACAGTAAGAGCCCTAAATAATGCACTGGTTTTCCTGTTATCTTGGTATTTGGTATTTAAGGGCTGCTTGGTATTTAAGGGCTGCTCAGAGATCACAACATTAGACGTAATATAAGCAAATCGTATTCATTTCAATCCATCTTTTCACGAATCACACTACAATACCATGTTTATGGATGGAATACAGTTCAAAAGAATAGGTACTACCTACACAACAGTCTCAACCCTGCACAATatacactgactgagcacttcattaggaacacctgtacatctacttattcatgcgattatctaatcagccaatcgtgtggcagcagtacaatgcattaaatcatgcagatacaggtcaggagcttcagttaatgttcacgtcaaccatca containing:
- the LOC133141328 gene encoding myogenesis-regulating glycosidase-like, which produces MYHVVPGGTDGSVLGAVVHPHEHSHLHRKHKMGKEGRQMMFAGVVGLLLVILAVVSWCYYSSSLRKANMLKTELLDLSKGGFIIRSQAGAIVFRMAFRSGNLDLDSCSKEGTMLSCDRSDTRKLNFFIQTVRSKDTVMCYRVRWEETESEQPVEHAMSYNGSHWYGGAESSTQRWPISMTGNHTPKPFITSDVYANRQDFGGILERYWLSSNATAIKINDSVPFHLGWDEDQMIMRFQARYQDSPFKPDPGRPAYAELSYRVCVGFDVTSMHKYMVRRYFNKPNKVPSELVFRHPIWSTWALFKTSVDQEKVLAYAANIRKYGFNCSHLELDDGYTTGYGEFQFDLAKFPNASDMFRTLEDDGFLVSLWTHPFVNYNSSNFGECMKKGFFIRQPEGGLPALVHWWNGIGGILDFTNPDARDWYASQLQSLKDKYRGVVTFKFDAGETSYLPQQFSTVVPLRDPSLYTRRYSEMATPFKERAELRVGYQSQNISCFFRIMDRDSVWGYDLGLKSIIPTVLTISILGYQFVLPDMIGGNVYPNRTEGGQRLPDRELYIRWLELSAFMPAMRFSIPPWEYDDQVVEIARKFTELHETKVAPRVLELAAEVLDTGDPIIRPLWWIATEDEAAYKIDSQFLIGDDLLVAPVLEPGKRERDIYLPAGRWKSSRGEHKGPKHLTDYRVDLNDIAYFEWVQ